TGGTGGTACGTTGGCTCTTGGCCAGCAAACAGCACGAGGGCCTCGTTCGCTGGAGCGTAGAGCGTCATCTTCGTTCCTTTTTCTGAATATCCGACCCCTGCCGGCTCAATAAGTCCTGCCGCTTCAAGTTTTTCGAGGTGATAATGAACATTCTGTATAGACGTCTCAACTTCGTCTCGGATATCACTGGGTGTTGCTGGGTACTCGTAGATGATAGAGAGCACCGCTCGGGTTGTGGATGCTGTTAACGTTTTAAATGCCTTGTCAGCCGCATCGCTATCGAGATTAAACAGACGTGGCTCGTTGGGAGATACTTGCACCTCCTCCCGTAACGGTAGTAGACTCATGGGACTCTGTCTTTCACGCCATTTTAATTTGGTATACTGGTGCATCAACTCATTGTTTAACACATGGGTGTCATTGATAAATGACTGTTACATACTGACGTTACTCGGCGTTTGTCGCTCTTTCAGGAGTTAACTACAGATTTCAAGAAGAATTAAAATCCGAAGACATCTTCGGACTTTGAGTGTGAATAGTCCACATTTCGTGGCTGTTTTTCTTCTCCGGGAGC
The nucleotide sequence above comes from Halocatena marina. Encoded proteins:
- a CDS encoding helix-turn-helix domain-containing protein codes for the protein MSLLPLREEVQVSPNEPRLFNLDSDAADKAFKTLTASTTRAVLSIIYEYPATPSDIRDEVETSIQNVHYHLEKLEAAGLIEPAGVGYSEKGTKMTLYAPANEALVLFAGQEPTYHQLRELFS